Part of the Neisseria brasiliensis genome is shown below.
ATCAAACTGTTGGTAATCAAATAAGCCAAGCCCATCAGCCAGCGGCGGCCGCGTTTGCCAATAAACGGTGCCAATAGCCATTGCAACGAGCGCCCCAGACCAAAGGTAAAGAGCTGCATCAACACCAACACAATAATAAAAAATCCGATACGCATGAATCAACCTGCCTGAAAATAAGGCGCACATTCTAGCATAAAGCCGTGTCAACAAAGGCCGTCTGAACGCAAGCAACTGTAAACCGCCTAGGTAAATTGCGTTATAATATTGCCTGATGAAAACTGATATTCGGAAGCAAACCATGAATCCGCAAACCGCCATTATTTCTGACCACGCCAAATCGGGCGTGTTTATCGAAGCCGACATCCGCATCGGCCAAATCGATGCCGTTAAAGCCGCTTGCCGCGACAGCGTTGCCCATCTTCAGGCTTTGCAGACCAAGTTTCCGCAAGCTGATTTGGGCTTGACCATTGCTTTTGGCAGCGAAGCTTGGCGCATTTTCGGCCATGCCGATGAAGGCCGTGAAATCAAACCGTTTACCCCTCTGGGCAACGGCTTGGCACCAGCCACGCAGCAAGACGTGTTGATTCACATTCAATCGCTACAACAAGATGCGGCCTTGGCTTTGGCGCAAGACGTATTGGAAACCTTCGGCGATAGCTTAACCATCGTTACCGAAGAGCACGGCTACCGCCTGTATCAAGAGCGCGGTTTGGACGGCTTTGTCGATGGCACGGAAAATCCGCAAGACCAAGCCATTTACGAAGCAGGCATTATTCCCGAAGGCCAGCCTGATGCGGGCGGTAGCTATGTGTTGCTGCAAAAATACCGCCACGATTTGAAACGCTGGAATAAAGTTGATGTGCCACACCAAGAAAGCTACATCGGCCGCAGCAAGGAAACCGACGAAGAGCTGGATAAAAGTGTGCGCTTGGCCGACTCACACTTAGGCCGTGTGGACTTGAAAGAAAACGGCGTCGGCCTGAAAATTGTGCGCCGCAGCCTGCCTTACGGCAAAATCACCGGCGAACACGGCTTGATGTTCCTTGCCTATTGCCACACGCTGCACAACATTGAAGCGCAATTATTGAGCATGTTTGGCGAGGCAGACGACAAAGTCGATTTGCTGCTGAAGCATATTTCAACTGCCGTTTCCGGTGCCTATTATTTCGCGCCGTCGGTTGAGCGTTTGCAAAACCTTTAATCGGCAATTTGGTGTGAACAGGCCGTCTGAAAGTCCATGAGTTTTCAGACGGCCTCTGCTATGATAAGCACATTCTTTTTCACTTTAAGCCTTTTACGATTATGTCCCATTCCGTTCACGCTTTTGCGCCGCTGTCGATTCCCATTCAAGGCACCAACCTGATTGAAGCCTCCGCCGGCACCGGTAAAACTTACGGCATCGCAGCCCTATTTACCCGCCTGATTGTGTTGGAAAAAATGCCGGTGGATAAGATCTTGGTCGTCACGTTTACCAAAGCCGCCACCGCCGAACTCAAAACCCGCTTGCGTGCGCGTTTGGACGAAGTATTGCAAGCTTTGGAAAGCGTGGCAAACGCCGCCGAAGATTCAGACGGCCTCAATCAATATTGCGAACGCGAACACCCCGGCGATGTGTTTCTCAAAGGCTTACTGCAACAAGCATTAGCGCAAGAAAGCCAAGCGCGTTTAATCGTGCGCCTGAAAGCGGCTATCGGCGATTTCGACAACGCTTCGATTTACACCATCCACGGCTTCTGCCAGCGCGTGTTGCGTGATTTCGCCTTTTTGTGCCAAACGCAATTTGATGTCGAACTCGCCGACGACAGCCGCGAGCGTTTGCTGGTGCCGGCGCAGGATTTTTGGCGCGAACGGATCAGCAACGATCCGATGGCCGCCGAACTGGTGTTCCGCCACCGCGAAACGCCCCAAACCATGCTCGCCGAAATCCGCCCTTTCGTCAGCCGCCCCTATCTGGTTTTCAGACGGCCTGAAAACGGTTTGGCCGCCGCGCGAACGGATTTGCAGCAAGCGTGGGAAAACATCCAAGGCCGTCTGAAAAATATCGAAGAAGCGTTTTGGCAGGCATTTGACGGCGGCATTTTGAGCGGTACGTTTTTCAAAAAACCTTCCTATCAAAGCCTGTTTGCCGCACTTTGGCACGCCGCCGAAACCGGCCGTCTGCCCCCGTCCGACGCCGATTCGCTCAAACGGCTGGAAAACCTGCGTGCCGACGTGCTGCCGAAAAAACTTAAAAAAAAACAATCCCTTAGCAGCCAGACTGAAGCCGAACTGCACGGTTTGGGTTTGCTCGGCGAAAAACTGCAGGCCGCGGCCGACGAAGAAGAAAACGCCCTCACCCTGCTCAAGCTCGACCTGCTCGACCACATCAACCAAGCCTTGGCCGAACAGAAAAAATCCCGCCGCGAGCGCACATTTGACGATTTGCTGCTGGATGTGTTCAACGCATTGCAACCGGCCAATCCGCATGCCCAAGCCTTGGCCGAAGCCGTGGCAGCCACATGGCAGGTTGCCTTGATTGATGAATTCCAAGACACCGACCCGCTGCAATATCAGATTTTCAGCGAGATTTTTATCCGCCAAAACAAGCCTTTGTTTTTGGTCGGCGACCCGAAGCAGGCGATTTACAGCTTTCGCGGTGCCGACATTTATGCCTATCTGCAAGCGGCGGAAGATGCGCAGCAGCATTACACGCTGGCGACCAATTTCCGCAGCCATGCCAAACTGATTAACGGCATCGGTGCGCTGTTTCAATGCAAAAACCGCCCGTTTGTATTGGAAAACATTGATTACAATCCGGTTGGTGCGGCGCGTGAAGAAAGCCGCTTGTCGCCGAGTCGCCCTGCTGTTCAGGTTCGTTGGTTGCACGGCAATGAAACCGAGCCGCTAAACAAAGATGTCTTACGCAAACGTGCCGCCGAATATTGCGCCGATGAAATCGCTTTTGCCTTAAATGAAGCGGCGGAAGGCCGTCTGAATTTCAAAGAGCGGCCGCTGGAATCGGGCGACATTGCCGTATTGGTACGCACCCACAACGAAGGCAGCATGATTGCCCAAGCCCTGAAATCGCGTCGCATTCAAAGCGTATTGCTGCACCGTGAATCCGTGTTCGAATCGCCCGAAGCACAAGGATTGGCGGCTTTATTGGATTTCTGGCTCAATCCGCGCCGCACCGAATCGCTGCGTTTTGCCTTAAGCGGTGTACTGTTCGGCTACGATGCCGATGCACTTTACGCGCTCAACCAAAGCGAAGCCGGCCTGTTGGCGTGGATTGATTCAGCAGAACGCGCCGCCCAGCTATGGCAGCAAAAAGGCATTTACACCACCATGCAGCATTTTTCCGCCGAACACGGCATCGAAATCCGCCTGCTTTCAGACGGCAACGGCCGCAGCCTGACCAATTATCATCAACTGCTGGAACGATTATCCGAAGAAAACGAGCAAAGCCACAGCCCGGCATCGCTGCATCAATGGCTGCTGGCGCAAATCAATCTGGCCGAAAACGGTAAGGCCGGCGACAACAATGTCTTGCGTTTGGAAAGCGACGAAGCCTTGGTCAAAATCGTCACCAT
Proteins encoded:
- the recB gene encoding exodeoxyribonuclease V subunit beta, which translates into the protein MSHSVHAFAPLSIPIQGTNLIEASAGTGKTYGIAALFTRLIVLEKMPVDKILVVTFTKAATAELKTRLRARLDEVLQALESVANAAEDSDGLNQYCEREHPGDVFLKGLLQQALAQESQARLIVRLKAAIGDFDNASIYTIHGFCQRVLRDFAFLCQTQFDVELADDSRERLLVPAQDFWRERISNDPMAAELVFRHRETPQTMLAEIRPFVSRPYLVFRRPENGLAAARTDLQQAWENIQGRLKNIEEAFWQAFDGGILSGTFFKKPSYQSLFAALWHAAETGRLPPSDADSLKRLENLRADVLPKKLKKKQSLSSQTEAELHGLGLLGEKLQAAADEEENALTLLKLDLLDHINQALAEQKKSRRERTFDDLLLDVFNALQPANPHAQALAEAVAATWQVALIDEFQDTDPLQYQIFSEIFIRQNKPLFLVGDPKQAIYSFRGADIYAYLQAAEDAQQHYTLATNFRSHAKLINGIGALFQCKNRPFVLENIDYNPVGAAREESRLSPSRPAVQVRWLHGNETEPLNKDVLRKRAAEYCADEIAFALNEAAEGRLNFKERPLESGDIAVLVRTHNEGSMIAQALKSRRIQSVLLHRESVFESPEAQGLAALLDFWLNPRRTESLRFALSGVLFGYDADALYALNQSEAGLLAWIDSAERAAQLWQQKGIYTTMQHFSAEHGIEIRLLSDGNGRSLTNYHQLLERLSEENEQSHSPASLHQWLLAQINLAENGKAGDNNVLRLESDEALVKIVTMHAAKGLQYPLVYCPFVWDAQDNKAHDWQILHRDGGESELLAEHQLDDDDHTQLADEEMAERLRLLYVALTRAEEQLSIYAAYCQDTDDNTFAYLLEGHADSTREAVKAAYEGERKAGKGAAEMAMLKNNWARFINKQAENENTDFVFTEDTPPSAAYHSAKQTEVQYQAADIPPRGFEYIRHTSFTGLSRHVKAHDSEREELQPSLDAAESHIRPSENVVEKIDHDELSIHHFPRGTNAGLCLHDMLENLDFQRSAAEQSEQILETLTRHGFEEKWLPAVMTMLDCCRETPISGKDTLSDIQPSERLPEMGFTLYMQDFNLAALRAWFAQPHLGLPPECIEAAQRLDFQDVQGYLNGFIDMTCIASDGQVCVIDYKSNYLGANAAAYTPQAMNEAMGEHHYYLQALIYAIAVGRYFKLRGLALPQIAVRYLFLRGMNGTENGIWSWDIDAEDLADWV
- a CDS encoding Dyp-type peroxidase, whose protein sequence is MNPQTAIISDHAKSGVFIEADIRIGQIDAVKAACRDSVAHLQALQTKFPQADLGLTIAFGSEAWRIFGHADEGREIKPFTPLGNGLAPATQQDVLIHIQSLQQDAALALAQDVLETFGDSLTIVTEEHGYRLYQERGLDGFVDGTENPQDQAIYEAGIIPEGQPDAGGSYVLLQKYRHDLKRWNKVDVPHQESYIGRSKETDEELDKSVRLADSHLGRVDLKENGVGLKIVRRSLPYGKITGEHGLMFLAYCHTLHNIEAQLLSMFGEADDKVDLLLKHISTAVSGAYYFAPSVERLQNL